From Pseudodesulfovibrio nedwellii:
AAAAAGGGGATATCATGTTCATCTACACCGATGGTGTAACTGAAGCCATGAATCCGGACAAAAAACTCTACTCAGAAGACCGCCTCATGAATCTGCTTGTTTCCATGGAAGAACCGTTCGCGCCCAAGTTGGTCAAAGACGTTAATAGTTCAATTAAAGAGTTTACACTCGGAGCCGAACAGTCAGACGACATCACCATGCTCGCTATGCAATTCATGGGTAAGTGCTAGAAATAAAAAACAAACTATACGAATAAAGAACCAAAGCCCCTCATTCTCCTATACTATATAGAGGAATGAGGGGTAACGTGTTGTAGTTTCACTACAAAGGTTCCTTTTTTCTCTCATTCATCAAAGAACTTCCCCCTTTTTTTACTTTTCGTTGGCACAAAAATGAAAAAGGGAGTAACTTTCACCACAAGGCAGAAAAATTCAACATGTGGGGGGTAAAGCATGTTTGAGAAGAATCTGACCAAGAAAATGCAGGACGTGGTCCTGGAGGGTCGCATTCCGGCCAAGGAAGTGTCCCGAGTCATCAGGAAGCCGTATTCGACACTGCTTCGTGAGCTCAATCCGTTTGACACACATGCCAAACTTGGCGCCGAAACCATGTTCGAAATTGTGAAGGTAACGCACAACGTTGCCATCATTGAATTCATGGCTCGGGAAATGGGTTACACCCTCATGCCTGTTGAGGGCGTGAAAACGGGCAAGCCCCGGTCAACCAACCTCATGCGCGGTCGGGAAGCTACCATGTAGCGCCCAGCCGAACCACACGTCGAGCGTCCCGGGATGCTTCACGCATCTCGGGGCTTCGGCATGGGCATTCCCAAATCACAACTTACCGTTTCATTTTGACTTTATGAAACGTTTGGTTTCTACTGTCTGTTGTACACAAACGCTCCAAGGAGGAAGGGCATGTCCCAGGATACTTTCAAAAAAGCACTCGCCGTCGGTCGTCCGCCGAACGTCGTTCAAAATTTCCCAGGTTCCCAGGCACTGCTTGTCAGTGGCAAGGTCATTGATCGTGCCATGACTGCCAAAGGCGGCGCCATGACCATCGCAGCAAACGGCCGCAACATCTTCATTATCGAAGGCGCTCTCAAAGCAGCCCAGCGTGCCAACGCTGCCATCATCATTGAAATCGCACGTTCCGAAGCCACATACTGCCCCACCACCTTGTGGAACATTGCACGCAGAGTCGATTATCTGTGTAACAAGCTCGGCATTACCATCCCGGTAGCCGTGCACGCAGACCACTATTTCATTAAATCATGGGATGGCGTGGCCGAGGCCAAAGCGGAAATCCCATCGGTATTCGATGCAGGCATCACTTCCATCGCCATCGATGCCTCACACATGACTGACGACCTCAACCTTCTTGCCAACCTCGTTGTTGCGCCAACTATCCCGACATGGGCCGGTTACGAAACGGAGATCGGTGAGATTAAAGGCGAATTTGGCCTGTCCAGTCCGGTGGAAGCCAAGTTTTTGTGCCAAGGACTCAATGCCCACAATTTTTGCCCTGACTGGATCGCTCTCAACAACGGCACCACCCACGGCATTGAGGCATCTGGTGAAGGAATTCAGGTCGATCTGACCGCTAAAATCCATGAAACGCTTAAACCGTATGGCACCTCCGGTGCACAGCACGGTACTTCCGGCAATGATTCTGCTCGCCTGCGCGAAATTGCAGCACAGACAGCCACCACCAAAGCCAACGTGGCCACAGCCCTTCAGATGATCGGTTGGGGAGTGAAGGTCAATGAATTCGGCAATGCCATCATGGACGGCGATCACTTTGCCAAGGTGACCGGTACAGGCGTGGATGATGCATTGTGGGATGAGATGGTCGCATACGCTGACGACAACGGCATTTCTGGCGGCAACTACAAGAAGCTCAATCTCGTCTTCGAACGCCGCTGGCAGGGCCAAAGTCAGGCAATACGTCAACGCATGGCAGACAATGTGGAAGGATTCGTCTACGACCTTCTGGTCAACGTTTTCAACGCACAGGACACTGCTCCGATTGCATACGACCTGATCCTTGAAGCAGGCTCCTACGACCTCGGCCCCAAAGCCAAACAATTTGAAGATCCTGCCGAATGGACCGAGGAAAAAATCAAGGCCATGGCTGCCTCGATTGACACCGACAAAGGTCCCGAAGGCGACTTCGACGACTAACCTCTAGAGGCATCGCACACTATGGCCCGCATTGGTTTATACTAATGCGGGCTTTTTATGTGTATTCACTATCACTGATTAAGACTTCTGGAAGGATGAAATGCATTATCCGGATTCTTCACCCCATATATTTTTAACAAATCGGCATACGCAGGACTATCGAAAAACTTTGCCAACGACTTAGACAACTTTTTGGACAGAGCACGATGTCCAGGTTTGCGGCTCAATGCTACATAATAGTAATTTGGAATAATTGGTAAAGAAGGAACAATTTCTTCTTCAAAACCATGCTTATTAATTAATTCCCGAGTTGAGGTAAGATAATTAGCAAAAACATCAATCCGGCCAGCTTCAAGACTGCTGAAGGCCGCCCCAAAGGAAGTAAAAGAGGTTACTATAGGCGTGCCGCTTTCTTCAAACCACCGACTCCAATCCTCACCATGCATAATTCCAAGCCGTAATGACTTTGAGAATCGCCCTTGATAAGAAAAATCACTGTCCGGCTTGACCCAAAAAACAATCGTTTCCTGACTCAATGGAGTATCCACAAAATGCAATACTGATCCCCGGCGGGCTGTTGATGCCAGATCAAAAACACCGTCCGTCAATGAATCTTCAGCCATCTGAGTCGCACGTTTCCAGGGAAACGGTATAAATTCTATTGCATATCCGAGCTCACTCGCCACACGACGAAAAATGTCAGCATCAATCCCCGTCAACTCGCCCTTAACCCACTGATAATGTCCGGCCCAATCCTTATTTTCCACGCTGATAACAAGCACCTGCTCTGCACAAGCAAAATTTGCCATCAATAACAGAAAAAAAACAGTATATGCCAATCGTATCATTATCGAACTCTTCCTTCTTTGGACTTCAGCCAAGGGCGAATATCAACACCACCGTATTGCTCCAGCAAACGATCATATTCAGCACTCTTGTAAAAGACTTTCAGAGCATCAGAAAATGTCTTGGCCAGTCGGATATGTTCTCCTTTCTGTGTAAAGGCAATGGAGTAAGATAGTCCATGAAGCATTGGCTCAGAAGGTTCCACCTTACCCACAAATCCCAACCTACGAACCTGATCCTGTGTAGGGGCTAGATACCCACCAAATGCATCAATTCTCCCTGCAATCAAACTGTTAAAAACAGCTTGATAGGAATAAAAGACCTCTACAGTAGGCATGCCTTCGCGGGCGAATCTGTCGCTCCAGTCTGAACCATGCATCAGCCCTATCCTCATGGAAGAATCAAACGCCCCGGAATAGTGATAAGAACTTCCTCTTTTCACCCAAAACACTGTCGATTCCATAGAAATTGGTGTGCTGACATAAGAAAGAAACTCTTTCCTTTGAACTGTTGGAGCCAAATCGAGAACCCCGTCAATCGACTTTTCTTTTGCCATAAGCATAACCCTTGGCCACGGCAGGGGCATGAAAACAATCGAATATCCCAATTTATTCGCAACCGTACGAAGCACGTCGGCATCAATACCAACCAATGCTCCGTTCGCCCATTGATAATGTCCTGCCCAATCACGGTCATCCACACCAAACGCAAGAGGTTGTCCTGCATTGGCCGAAATACCCGTCAACAGCACAACAAAAAAGACGCAATACACAATACGAACCAACAAGAAATTCATCAACTCAGCCCTTCCCATTTGAGGTATAAGTATTGCCCTCATAGTTAACAAAAAGACAAAGGTCATACTATTAGAATAGCTGCCTCTTCTGCAAACAAAAGACCCCGCCGTTTCCGACGAGGTCTCAACTATTAAAGAATATCTGTAATGATATCAGGCGAGGCAGTGCTATACGTTAAACAGGAAATGCGTCACATCCCCGTCCTTCATCACGTAGTCTTTACCTTCAACACGCAATACGCCTTCGCTCCGGCATTTGGCCTCGGAACCATGTTCTACAAAATGATCGTAACTGGCAATTTCAGCGCGAATAAATCCCCGTTCAAAATCAGTATGAATAACACCGGCAGCCTGAGGGGCTTTATCGCCCTCATAAATAGTCCAAGCACGGACCTCCTTCACGCCTGCCGTAAAATAACTGATCAATCCAAGCGAATGAAACCCTGTGCGGATAATCTGATGCAAACCGGATTCTTCGATGCCGTAGGACTCAAGAAATTCTTGGTAGTCCTCGTCTTCAAGGCCAACCAATTCTTCTTCCATCCGGGCAGAAATTTTAACGAACTCGGCGCCACGTTCTTCTGCCAACGCACGGACCGACTTCACATATTCATTGTCCTCGACAACGCCTTCTTCGTCCACGTTCGCGCAATAAATAACATTCTTGGCCGTAATCAAATGCAATTCCACCAACAACTCATCCAAGGACTTGCTTTCACTGTCAAAGGTGCTGACAGGTTGAACTTCGTCCATATGAGCGAGTAACTTCTTGGCGACCTCAATCTTCGGAGCCAACGCCTTGTCACCCTTAAGTTGCTTTTCCATGCGTTCAAGCCGGCTTTCCAAAACCTGAACATCAGCCAGGATCAGCTCGGTTTCGATAACTTCTATGTCGCGCAACGGATCAACAGAATTGGCGACATGAATTACGTCATCATCGTCAAAACACCGAACCACATGCAAAATAGCCTGAGTCTCGCGAATATTGCCAAGGAACTTATTGCCAAGGCCTTCGCCTTTGCTGGCACCAGCCACCAGCCCAGCGATATCCACAAAATCCACAGTAGAACTTTGGACTCGTTGCGGCTTGACCAAATCGGACAAGACTTCAAGGCGACTGTCCGGGACCGGCACTACAGCCTTGTTCGGCTCGATGGTACAAAAAGCGTAGTTTGCGCTTTCGGCATTCTGAGCTTTGGTGAGTGCATTGAACAGAGTAGATTTGCCGACATTGGGCAGGCCGACGATACCGATACTAAGTGACATGGAAACTCCTGAAAAAAAGAATTGCCGAAATTATATCTCGGCGAGGCGACTCAGTACCTTCCTTCACTCCAGGATGCAAGCTTATATTAGTGGGACCTCCCGGAAAAACCCGCGTCACAAACAAAAAAACCCGCCGATCAGCGGGTTTTTGAAATCCGTACTATGCAGAACGAGACCGTCTGGCCTCCACTGTCATACCGGGCTTGAGCTTATACGGTTTGCCAAAGATTTCCACAGGAACAACCTTGTCACCCTTGTGATAGGCGGTCATATTTACACGATCCGGCTCAATTACAAGATCAAACCAAATGGATCGCCAGATGAAGCTAAAACGCATTTCCCCCCAATGCGCAGGCAATTCAGGATCAACCCGCATGGGCGAACTTGACATGTTGAGTCCGGCGAAATCCTGTTTAAGCACTTCGAGCGTTCCGGCCATCACACCGGTATGAACACCTTCAATGGTTGTCCCTCCCTGTGTGTCGCGGATATCACTTTCCATAGCCTCCATGAACCAATCCCATGATATTTCACTGGAATAGATATAGCGAGAAATAACCGCGTGCACAACCTTGGACAGTGTCGACCCGTGACTTGTACGCTGTTCGTAAAAGTCATAATTATCCTTGAGCAGCTTGAGTGGGTCCTCCACTTTGTGTCCAAGCTGATTGAGAATCCGCGCCACTTCTTCAGGCTCAAGGATATACCATGTCATCAACGTATCAGCCTGCTTGGCTACCTTGTAATGATCAGGGTTATCCCCTTCCGCTTTAAGGATGCGGTCCATTCGGTGGATGGAATAGAACCTTTTACGATACCCTTCCCAATCCAGTTCATCCAACCCCATATACCCTTCGAACTGACTAATGATGCCGTCCTCGGTCATAATGACATTGAGTTGCGTAGTCATAGCCCGCCACTTGGCAATGTCCTCGTCGGTCAAACCAATTTTGACAACCATTTTCTCCCGCACCTTGAGCGGCAGTTGTTCCAATATTTCAAGCGATTTTTCCAAAAGCCAAACAACTAGGATATTTGTGTACGCATTGTCACGCACGCCCTGCTCATCACTTCCGGGCAAAGCCTCATGAAACTCATCAGGTCCCATGATTCCTTCAATATGGTACTTACTCGTGCTTTCCTCAAAAGTTGCAATACCGCCCCAAAACCGGGCAATATCAAGCATCATTTCAGCGCCATAATCCGTCAGGAACCGCTTGTCATTCGTACAGGATATATATCGCCATGTATTGACGAAGACAGCAATGGAGACATGTCGCTGGCGTCGGGAAAGGTCCGGCCCCCAATCCTTCGATTCAGGGTTGTAATGGACTTCCTGCGTTTCCTCGGAGCCATCATCTGCGGTCTGCCATGGATACATCGCACCAGTATACCCATTTTCCTTGGCGTATTCACGGGCCGCGTCAAGTCGGTTGTATCGGTACAAAAGAAGAGCCTTGGATATTTCCGGGAAATTCGCGTCATAAAACGGCTGTATATAAACTTCGTCCCAGAAAATATGACCTCTATATGCCTCACCGTGCAACCCTCGAGCAGGCATACCGGCATCACGATCGACGTTATGAGGACTGGCCGTAACCAGAAGATGGAAAATATGCAGTCGGAGCACACGCTGAACAAACCGGTCACCAGTCACGCGTATATCTGCCTTCTGCCACAACGCCTTCCAACTCTTGGCATGCGGACCAAAAACACCCTTGAATGTCTTGGCACCCTTCAGCCCGTCGAGACACATCTCCTTGAGATTCCCCGGTTCGCGATCAAGCGAAGTCCGCACATACACGAACTTCTCCAAAGAATACCTGTGATTTTCATGCACAAAGACTTGCATTTCCTCGGAAATCTTAGCCCGATCCTGAAGAACATCCTTGCGTACATCCAATGGTTTGCCATCTTCCATGACCCGCGACTTGGCCGCCATGACGACTTGATATCGCGAATGAGAT
This genomic window contains:
- a CDS encoding phage regulatory CII family protein, coding for MFEKNLTKKMQDVVLEGRIPAKEVSRVIRKPYSTLLRELNPFDTHAKLGAETMFEIVKVTHNVAIIEFMAREMGYTLMPVEGVKTGKPRSTNLMRGREATM
- a CDS encoding substrate-binding periplasmic protein, encoding MIRLAYTVFFLLLMANFACAEQVLVISVENKDWAGHYQWVKGELTGIDADIFRRVASELGYAIEFIPFPWKRATQMAEDSLTDGVFDLASTARRGSVLHFVDTPLSQETIVFWVKPDSDFSYQGRFSKSLRLGIMHGEDWSRWFEESGTPIVTSFTSFGAAFSSLEAGRIDVFANYLTSTRELINKHGFEEEIVPSLPIIPNYYYVALSRKPGHRALSKKLSKSLAKFFDSPAYADLLKIYGVKNPDNAFHPSRSLNQ
- the ychF gene encoding redox-regulated ATPase YchF — its product is MSLSIGIVGLPNVGKSTLFNALTKAQNAESANYAFCTIEPNKAVVPVPDSRLEVLSDLVKPQRVQSSTVDFVDIAGLVAGASKGEGLGNKFLGNIRETQAILHVVRCFDDDDVIHVANSVDPLRDIEVIETELILADVQVLESRLERMEKQLKGDKALAPKIEVAKKLLAHMDEVQPVSTFDSESKSLDELLVELHLITAKNVIYCANVDEEGVVEDNEYVKSVRALAEERGAEFVKISARMEEELVGLEDEDYQEFLESYGIEESGLHQIIRTGFHSLGLISYFTAGVKEVRAWTIYEGDKAPQAAGVIHTDFERGFIRAEIASYDHFVEHGSEAKCRSEGVLRVEGKDYVMKDGDVTHFLFNV
- a CDS encoding substrate-binding periplasmic protein; amino-acid sequence: MTFVFLLTMRAILIPQMGRAELMNFLLVRIVYCVFFVVLLTGISANAGQPLAFGVDDRDWAGHYQWANGALVGIDADVLRTVANKLGYSIVFMPLPWPRVMLMAKEKSIDGVLDLAPTVQRKEFLSYVSTPISMESTVFWVKRGSSYHYSGAFDSSMRIGLMHGSDWSDRFAREGMPTVEVFYSYQAVFNSLIAGRIDAFGGYLAPTQDQVRRLGFVGKVEPSEPMLHGLSYSIAFTQKGEHIRLAKTFSDALKVFYKSAEYDRLLEQYGGVDIRPWLKSKEGRVR
- a CDS encoding beta-phosphoglucomutase family hydrolase, with the protein product MSAITLKGVVFDLDGVITRTARIHGEAWETAFNEFLKQNAEQANIPFEPFDRTGDYHNYVDGKPRFEGVLSFLKSRNIRLAPGTPEDPPSLDSVCGIGNRKNELFQKILKDQGPEVFQTSVDLIENLKQQGVRVGLATSSRNGKLVLGLAGLEDVFETVVDGVVSADQGLKGKPEPDIFVTAAKNMGLNPGECVVVEDAISGVQAGCKGNFGMTLGVARNIQGEMLKRFGADWVVSDLGEITVEDLLDWFESGMATDEWYLSYHGFDPGDEKLRETLTTVGNGYLGTRGAYECECSSYYFYPGTYISGVFNKTPSEVQGREIWNNDFVNCPNWLPVSFRIGSGEFVSPLSMEILSYAHRLNMREGVMERHLVVKDQVGRISRISSRRVASMADPHLLALKFDFTPLNYSAKATVRCSLDGNVKNDGVARYSSLNTLHLNRVGGGKAGDGIFLHTETSHSRYQVVMAAKSRVMEDGKPLDVRKDVLQDRAKISEEMQVFVHENHRYSLEKFVYVRTSLDREPGNLKEMCLDGLKGAKTFKGVFGPHAKSWKALWQKADIRVTGDRFVQRVLRLHIFHLLVTASPHNVDRDAGMPARGLHGEAYRGHIFWDEVYIQPFYDANFPEISKALLLYRYNRLDAAREYAKENGYTGAMYPWQTADDGSEETQEVHYNPESKDWGPDLSRRQRHVSIAVFVNTWRYISCTNDKRFLTDYGAEMMLDIARFWGGIATFEESTSKYHIEGIMGPDEFHEALPGSDEQGVRDNAYTNILVVWLLEKSLEILEQLPLKVREKMVVKIGLTDEDIAKWRAMTTQLNVIMTEDGIISQFEGYMGLDELDWEGYRKRFYSIHRMDRILKAEGDNPDHYKVAKQADTLMTWYILEPEEVARILNQLGHKVEDPLKLLKDNYDFYEQRTSHGSTLSKVVHAVISRYIYSSEISWDWFMEAMESDIRDTQGGTTIEGVHTGVMAGTLEVLKQDFAGLNMSSSPMRVDPELPAHWGEMRFSFIWRSIWFDLVIEPDRVNMTAYHKGDKVVPVEIFGKPYKLKPGMTVEARRSRSA
- a CDS encoding class II fructose-bisphosphate aldolase, which gives rise to MSQDTFKKALAVGRPPNVVQNFPGSQALLVSGKVIDRAMTAKGGAMTIAANGRNIFIIEGALKAAQRANAAIIIEIARSEATYCPTTLWNIARRVDYLCNKLGITIPVAVHADHYFIKSWDGVAEAKAEIPSVFDAGITSIAIDASHMTDDLNLLANLVVAPTIPTWAGYETEIGEIKGEFGLSSPVEAKFLCQGLNAHNFCPDWIALNNGTTHGIEASGEGIQVDLTAKIHETLKPYGTSGAQHGTSGNDSARLREIAAQTATTKANVATALQMIGWGVKVNEFGNAIMDGDHFAKVTGTGVDDALWDEMVAYADDNGISGGNYKKLNLVFERRWQGQSQAIRQRMADNVEGFVYDLLVNVFNAQDTAPIAYDLILEAGSYDLGPKAKQFEDPAEWTEEKIKAMAASIDTDKGPEGDFDD